The genomic segment AGAAACCGAGTGCTGCAGTATCAAGTACAGCAGTCGAAATACCCAGGGTGGCCCGGACAACAATCTGAGAAACAACATTAGGTAGAATGTGCTTAAAAATAATTCGGCTGTCTGAGTTGCCAATGACCTTGGCTGCCTGAACATAATCATTTTCTTTGACCGATAAAATACTACCCCGTACAATACGGGCATACTCTGGGATAGATACCAAGCCGATCGCGATAACCGCCTTATCCAACCCTTTACCAAGCGCCGCCATAAAAGAAATCGCGAGCAAGATGGAGGGAATAGCCAGCATCATATCCATGATCCGCATGATGATCGTATCTGACCGGCCGCCGCGATAACCCGCGATAGCACCTAACACAACACCAATCGAAAGGGAGATTGAAACTGCGGCAACACCCACAAAGAGTGAGATCTTTGTTCCGTCAAGGACTCGACTAAAAATATCCCGACCCAATTGGTCTGTTCCAAACCAATGCGCACCATTTGGCGGAATAAAGCTTTGGGTCATGTCCGAATAATTAGGATCATAAGGCAAAACCTGTAATCCCAATAACTCGCTCACCCATATAACCAGGGCTATCAAAACGAGAAATCCGATGATAAACAAGCCAACAACAGCGGCTTTATTTTGTCTGAGCGTTTCCCACATTACTTTTAGCTGCGATTCCGGTTTTTCCACGTATTCGGCAGCCTGCAACAAATTTTCATCTGAAGTCGAAATTTGATCTTTTCCCATACAAGCTACCCCTCCTACTTAGAATATTTAATACGCGGATCAAGGAACGCGTAAACAATATCAACTACTAAATTAACTAACACGAAAACCGTAGCAATCAGTAAAACAACCCCTTGAACAACGGGGAAGTCAGACTTGAGGATACAGGTCACAGTATAAGCACCGATCCCCGGCCAGGAGAATACCGTTTCTGTGAGTACGGCACCGCCAAGCAGGCTGCCTAACTGAAGACCAATGACGGTGACAATAGGAATCAAGCCATTACGGAAAGCATGTTTTCGAATGACCTTACCTTCAGATATCCCCTTCGCTCTCGCTGTGCGGATATAATCCTGCTGTAACGTATCCAGCATGCTCGAACGGGTCATACGGGCAATGATGGCCATGGAATACATCGCCAGGGCAACTGATGGTAAGACCAAATGTTGCAGGGCATTAAGAAAAGCCTCCATATTGCCATCGATCAGACTATCAATCAGATAGAACCCCGTCACAGTTGCGGGCTGCAAGAGCGGATCGATTCTTCCGCTAGAGGGCAGCAAGTGCAAGCTCCCTGAGAAAAGAATAATCAACAAGATACCTAGCCAGAAGATCGGCATCGAAACACCAACCAAGGCTAAGAACATGCCGACATTATCGAAAATGGAGTTCTTTTTCACCGCGGATATGACACCAATGAGAATACCAAAGACTGCCGCGAGAATAATAGCAACTATGGCCAACTCAATCGTAGCCGGGAATCGAGACATAATCTCTTTAATGACAGGCGCCTTGGTATAGTAAGACGAACCTAGGTTACCTGTAAGCGCACCCGTAAGGAAATGCCAATATTGCAAGTAAATCGGATCGTTCAGTCCGTTAACTTGCCTCCAGGCCTCAATCGCTTCCTGCGTTGCGTGCTGTCCCAATACAATTGGAGCGGGATCTGGCGAAAAAACGCGCATGATGAGAAAAACAATGATGGAAACACCAAGCAGCACAGGAATTAACATCAAAATCCGTTTAATGATATATTTAATCATCTATAACACCTTTCAGCTCTTATGAGAATAAAGAAGACTAATGAAAAAGAAGACAAGACGGAGAGAGCGTATGCAAAGCAAAACCGGGAACCGGGTTAAAAACCCGGTTCTCGGTAGCAAAGGCAATATTTATTCAAGCCATTATTTTTTGGACACTCCAGCAAGAGGAGTAATACCTGTCATATGATAATAGAAGCCATCGATATTGGGGCGGTAGGCAGCAAGGGTTTGAGCATGAGAAATGGGCAGCCAAACCGCATCCTTTGCCGCGATCTTATCCAATTGAGTATAAATCGCATTGCGATCTGCTCCTGCAGGAGCTGCTACGC from the Desulfitobacterium metallireducens DSM 15288 genome contains:
- a CDS encoding ABC transporter permease — translated: MIKYIIKRILMLIPVLLGVSIIVFLIMRVFSPDPAPIVLGQHATQEAIEAWRQVNGLNDPIYLQYWHFLTGALTGNLGSSYYTKAPVIKEIMSRFPATIELAIVAIILAAVFGILIGVISAVKKNSIFDNVGMFLALVGVSMPIFWLGILLIILFSGSLHLLPSSGRIDPLLQPATVTGFYLIDSLIDGNMEAFLNALQHLVLPSVALAMYSMAIIARMTRSSMLDTLQQDYIRTARAKGISEGKVIRKHAFRNGLIPIVTVIGLQLGSLLGGAVLTETVFSWPGIGAYTVTCILKSDFPVVQGVVLLIATVFVLVNLVVDIVYAFLDPRIKYSK
- a CDS encoding ABC transporter permease, translated to MGKDQISTSDENLLQAAEYVEKPESQLKVMWETLRQNKAAVVGLFIIGFLVLIALVIWVSELLGLQVLPYDPNYSDMTQSFIPPNGAHWFGTDQLGRDIFSRVLDGTKISLFVGVAAVSISLSIGVVLGAIAGYRGGRSDTIIMRIMDMMLAIPSILLAISFMAALGKGLDKAVIAIGLVSIPEYARIVRGSILSVKENDYVQAAKVIGNSDSRIIFKHILPNVVSQIVVRATLGISTAVLDTAALGFLGLGVQPPFAEWGDMLGRARGFIFTAPYTLIFPGIAITITVLAFNLLGDGLRDALDPKSRVK